A stretch of Arachis hypogaea cultivar Tifrunner chromosome 15, arahy.Tifrunner.gnm2.J5K5, whole genome shotgun sequence DNA encodes these proteins:
- the LOC112747108 gene encoding probable zinc transporter 8 has product MAITPMNSNRIYKIIIVISFLALTTCPVASAEECTSNHEGECHNRSKALKYKIIAMFAILVTSMIGVTLPTLSRIVPAIHPDRDLFALVKAFASGVILATGYMHVLPDSFNDLMSDCLPKNPWHKFPFTTFIAMFSAIFTLMVDSFSISFFKKRIPVSSSPTTTSDFSEKNIEVDGGCREVNKELELLSHSHTHGHEIEHGNGNMKVVSAEQLLRYRVISQVLELGIVVHSVVIGLSLGASDNQCTIRPLIAALCFHQIFEGMGLGGCILQAEYGIKMKCIMVFFFSVTTPFGIALGIALSKVYTDTSPTSLIVEGVLNAVSAGLLNYMALVELLATDFMGSKLQSRMKLQIFSYLFVLLGAGGMSIMAIWA; this is encoded by the exons ATGGCTATTACACCAATGAATTCAAACCGCATCTACaagattattattgttatttccttTCTTGCACTCACAACTTGCCCGGTTGCCTCGGCCGAGGAATGCACTTCGAACCATGAAGGAGAATGTCACAACCGGAGCAAGGCGCTCAAGTATAAGATAATAGCAATGTTTGCAATTCTGGTGACGAGCATGATCGGCGTAACGCTGCCGACGCTCTCACGCATTGTGCCGGCAATTCACCCAGACCGTGACCTCTTTGCGTTAGTGAAGGCCTTTGCCTCCGGTGTCATCCTTGCCACAGGTTACATGCACGTATTGCCAGACTCATTCAATGATCTCATGTCGGACTGCTTGCCGAAAAATCCATGGCACAAGTTCCCATTCACTACATTCATCGCCATGTTTTCCGCTATTTTCACGCTCATGGTGGACTCTTTCTCCATCAGTTTCTTTAAGAAGAGAATCCCTGTTTCTTCTTCTCCTACTACTACTAGTGATTTTTCGGAGAAGAACATTGAAGTTGATGGTGGTTGCCGCGAAGTGAATAAAGAATTGGAATTGCTTAGTCACAGTCACACTCACGGTCATGAGATTGAACATGGGAATGGAAACATGAAAGTTGTGAGTGCGGAACAGTTGCTACGCTATCGTGTTATCTCTCAG GTGTTGGAGCTAGGGATTGTGGTGCATTCAGTGGTGATTGGTTTGTCATTGGGAGCTTCAGATAATCAATGCACAATTAGGCCTCTAATTGCAGCACTTTGCTTCCATCAAATCTTTGAGGGAATGGGCTTAGGAGGTTGCATACTTCAG GCAGAGTATGGGATAAAGATGAAGTGCATTATGGTATTCTTCTTTTCCGTGACAACCCCATTTGGAATCGCATTGGGGATAGCTCTGTCGAAAGTATACACTGACACAAGTCCAACCTCACTCATAGTTGaaggtgttttgaatgctgtgtCTGCAGGACTTCTCAATTACATGGCATTGGTAGAGTTATTGGCCACTGATTTTATGGGCTCAAAACTTCAAAGTAGAATGAAGCTTCAaattttttcatatctttttgttttgctCGGAGCAGGAGGCATGTCAATCATGGCAATATgggcatag